The Acidimicrobiia bacterium genome includes a window with the following:
- a CDS encoding sensor histidine kinase — translation MTDTPIVVPSPERPLLERIVTLIGNLPQRVRERPFWITQAGVLGVTATHVLAEMIARQAELDLPAALHHVPVILYLGPISYASLRFGTEGAVLTGLWSAALTVPNLLIWHRADFEWLEVLYVAVVIVVGIVMSFPVDRERQQRRRAEATSQRLALLDSIATLTLTADLPSTLDETLRRLLDLLGLEAACVAVADSAEPGAEFSVLACHPGGASADAALTAYLHERRSPANGAPSVSSGVGIVVVPLTADLPGSGSDGRVSGLLATKVDPERPLTGGDHRLLTGVASHLAIAIANERLTESRRNRLRSYARLITEAQEEERKRIARELHDEASQNVVVIRRSLAALALSLDDHPAAAELRELTDLAGQTVAGMMRFSRDLRPPTLDELGLSSALDQLVTQVRQRSALAAEFRVIGQSRRLPIESELAVFRIGQAALHNVERHAAAETVAVELTFEPGLVRLELTDDGCGFEPPQNLAELPEAGKLGLIGMHERAQLVGGTLDISSRPNAGTRVLLEVPG, via the coding sequence GTGACCGACACTCCGATCGTGGTGCCGTCCCCGGAACGCCCCCTCTTGGAGCGCATCGTCACGTTGATCGGCAACCTTCCGCAACGGGTCCGCGAGCGGCCGTTCTGGATCACCCAGGCTGGCGTGTTGGGCGTCACCGCTACCCACGTCCTGGCCGAGATGATCGCCCGGCAGGCCGAGCTGGACCTCCCGGCGGCGTTGCACCACGTTCCCGTCATCCTCTACCTCGGTCCGATCAGCTATGCGAGCCTGCGGTTTGGCACGGAAGGGGCCGTGCTCACGGGCCTGTGGAGTGCCGCACTCACGGTGCCAAACCTCCTGATCTGGCATCGGGCCGACTTCGAGTGGCTCGAGGTCCTCTACGTCGCGGTGGTCATCGTCGTCGGGATCGTCATGTCGTTTCCGGTGGACCGTGAGCGCCAGCAGCGGCGACGGGCCGAGGCCACGAGCCAGCGCCTCGCCCTGCTCGACAGCATCGCCACCCTCACGCTGACGGCGGACCTGCCGTCGACGCTCGACGAGACACTGCGCCGACTGCTCGACTTGCTCGGACTCGAGGCGGCGTGTGTCGCCGTCGCCGACTCGGCAGAGCCGGGAGCGGAGTTCTCCGTGCTCGCATGTCACCCCGGTGGCGCTTCTGCCGACGCTGCCCTGACCGCCTACCTGCATGAGCGGCGGTCGCCTGCGAATGGTGCCCCCTCGGTGTCCTCCGGCGTGGGCATCGTGGTCGTTCCCCTCACCGCCGACCTCCCCGGGTCTGGGTCCGACGGCCGCGTGAGCGGCCTGCTGGCAACGAAGGTCGATCCGGAACGGCCCCTGACCGGCGGTGACCATCGACTGCTCACCGGCGTGGCCAGTCACCTGGCGATCGCCATAGCCAACGAACGGTTGACGGAGAGCAGGCGCAACCGGCTGCGCTCCTACGCCAGGTTGATCACCGAGGCGCAGGAGGAGGAGCGCAAGCGCATCGCCCGTGAGCTGCACGACGAGGCGTCGCAGAACGTCGTCGTCATCCGACGCAGTCTCGCAGCCCTCGCCTTGAGCCTCGACGACCACCCGGCGGCCGCGGAGCTGCGCGAGCTCACCGATCTCGCCGGACAGACCGTCGCCGGGATGATGAGGTTCAGTCGCGACCTGCGCCCTCCGACCCTGGACGAACTCGGGCTGTCCTCGGCGCTGGACCAGTTGGTCACCCAGGTGCGCCAGCGCAGCGCGCTCGCCGCCGAGTTTCGCGTGATCGGTCAATCACGGCGTCTTCCGATTGAGTCGGAGCTCGCCGTCTTCCGCATCGGTCAGGCTGCGCTACACAACGTTGAGCGCCATGCGGCAGCCGAGACGGTCGCGGTCGAGCTGACGTTCGAGCCGGGTCTGGTTCGCCTGGAATTGACCGACGACGGCTGCGGCTTCGAGCCTCCGCAGAACCTCGCCGAGCTCCCCGAGGCGGGCAAGCTCGGGCTCATCGGCATGCACGAGCGGGCCCAGCTCGTCGGGGGGACGCTGGACATCAGCAGTCGCCCCAACGCCGGGACCAGGGTCCTCCTCGAAGTGCCCGGATGA
- a CDS encoding response regulator transcription factor, protein MEDRPDADGPIRVILAEDHALVREGTRRILEATGDIVVVAEATDGEAAVAAVARHEPDVAIIDIGMPGINGIEATRRIKASHPLVGVLILTMHDDIQFILTVIEAGAAGYLLKDVEGSQLIEAVKAIRAGDSVLHSTIVHKVFALLASGEQGQRHSDVEEPLTDRELEVLQLAARGMANKEICATLDISVRTVEAHLSHIFRKLDVGSRTEAIYRGLRHGWFTIDELEPPP, encoded by the coding sequence GTGGAAGATCGGCCTGACGCGGATGGGCCCATCCGCGTGATCCTCGCCGAGGACCACGCGTTGGTGCGTGAGGGCACGCGCCGGATCCTCGAAGCGACCGGCGACATCGTGGTGGTCGCCGAGGCTACGGACGGAGAGGCGGCAGTGGCGGCCGTGGCTCGTCATGAGCCCGACGTCGCCATTATCGACATCGGCATGCCGGGGATCAACGGGATCGAAGCCACCCGACGGATCAAGGCGAGCCACCCCCTCGTGGGCGTGCTCATCCTGACGATGCACGATGACATCCAGTTCATCCTGACGGTGATTGAGGCCGGCGCCGCCGGCTACCTCCTCAAGGACGTGGAGGGCAGCCAGCTCATCGAGGCGGTGAAGGCGATCCGGGCCGGCGACTCGGTGCTCCACTCGACGATCGTTCACAAGGTCTTCGCCCTGCTGGCGTCGGGCGAGCAAGGGCAGAGGCACTCCGATGTCGAAGAGCCCTTGACCGATCGCGAGCTCGAGGTACTCCAGCTGGCGGCCCGCGGGATGGCCAACAAGGAGATCTGCGCCACCCTCGACATCAGCGTCCGGACCGTGGAGGCGCACCTGAGCCACATCTTCCGCAAGCTGGACGTCGGCTCGCGCACCGAGGCGATCTACCGCGGCCTGCGCCACGGGTGGTTCACGATCGACGAGCTCGAACCTCCGCCGTGA
- the nrfD gene encoding NrfD/PsrC family molybdoenzyme membrane anchor subunit: MSMDVMVEKDRASEPDEVPAGRRAAVLRPLGRPSPRYLIVLGAALIALLWFVQAWVFQLRHGLVVTNLSDWGTGGGVPWGLYVGSFIWWVGIAHGGIVVSAAVRLFGLDGLKPVARLAELLTLAALANAGLYIILHVGRPDRIVTSILPNLGQTIRSSPLAWDVVVITLYFVLTATYLALTIRHDLFEVRNRLPGAFAPLYRAVLVGYRPEERPKSERMAWWLALGVIVLAPLFLHGGVIPWLFALLPGQPAWFGPAQGPQFLAAALSSALAAVTILAYVFRRVYRWEEIIPDRVFDGLSRWTGLFALLYLWLQLQQVITGAAMAPDAVGSAIAAKVGSPLFWFAMTLLALTVGHSGAQALSPRLFSVGRTAAVAVLPVLAILIEKTLFVIEGLMHPAFTLYEGMPSTYTPSWVELSSVIGALAIVVLFFLGAAKALPLVELGEGER, from the coding sequence ATGAGTATGGACGTCATGGTCGAGAAAGACCGCGCCAGCGAGCCCGATGAGGTGCCGGCGGGCCGGCGCGCCGCCGTCCTGCGGCCCCTGGGCAGGCCGTCGCCGCGATACCTCATCGTGTTGGGCGCGGCCCTGATCGCCCTCCTATGGTTCGTGCAGGCGTGGGTATTCCAGCTCCGACACGGGCTCGTCGTGACCAACCTGAGCGATTGGGGAACCGGTGGTGGCGTGCCCTGGGGCCTGTACGTCGGTTCGTTCATCTGGTGGGTCGGTATCGCTCACGGCGGAATCGTGGTCTCTGCGGCGGTGCGACTGTTCGGCCTGGACGGGCTGAAGCCGGTCGCCCGCCTGGCGGAGCTGCTGACCCTGGCCGCACTCGCCAACGCCGGCCTGTACATCATCCTCCACGTGGGCCGGCCCGACCGGATCGTGACGAGCATCCTGCCCAACCTCGGTCAGACCATCCGAAGCTCGCCGCTGGCGTGGGACGTCGTCGTCATCACGCTCTACTTCGTGCTGACCGCCACCTACCTCGCCCTCACCATCCGCCACGACCTCTTCGAGGTCCGCAACCGTCTGCCCGGCGCGTTCGCACCGCTGTACCGGGCGGTGCTCGTCGGCTATCGGCCCGAGGAGCGGCCGAAGTCCGAGCGGATGGCCTGGTGGCTGGCGCTGGGCGTGATCGTGCTCGCCCCGCTGTTTCTGCACGGCGGCGTGATCCCTTGGCTCTTCGCCCTGCTGCCCGGACAGCCGGCGTGGTTCGGGCCCGCCCAGGGCCCGCAGTTCCTGGCGGCGGCACTGAGCTCGGCACTCGCCGCGGTGACCATCCTCGCCTACGTCTTTCGGCGCGTCTATCGGTGGGAGGAGATCATCCCCGACCGGGTCTTCGACGGCCTATCGCGGTGGACCGGGCTCTTCGCGCTCCTCTACCTCTGGCTGCAGCTCCAGCAGGTGATCACCGGCGCAGCCATGGCACCCGACGCGGTCGGGTCGGCGATCGCCGCCAAGGTGGGGTCGCCCCTCTTCTGGTTCGCCATGACGCTGCTGGCCCTCACCGTCGGGCACTCGGGTGCCCAGGCGCTGTCGCCGCGGCTCTTCAGCGTCGGACGGACCGCCGCGGTGGCCGTTCTACCGGTGCTCGCCATCCTCATCGAGAAGACCCTGTTCGTGATCGAGGGCCTGATGCATCCGGCCTTCACGCTGTACGAAGGGATGCCGAGCACATACACGCCCTCGTGGGTCGAGCTGTCGTCGGTGATCGGTGCCCTGGCCATCGTCGTGCTGTTCTTCCTCGGGGCGGCGAAGGCCCTTCCGCTCGTCGAGCTGGGAGAGGGGGAGCGATGA
- a CDS encoding 4Fe-4S ferredoxin N-terminal domain-containing protein, which produces MAERSDTVDSQSLWEARARAVLEESGYDVELGTQVARDAQRVIADQLSAEEFGRRYHDAYVEQFGRDDRPDSPDADDQAEEDGRPPEEPRIVSRREFLGAFGGAAAGVLFLGALYRRGALANSAFKPPGSATGAGAAGAAGGATTPVQYGMVIDLERCDGCLYCVDACREENGLADGVLWPYVFSYQEPDSDRTEFLVRVCQQCTQAPCIKVCPTAARHRRPSDGLVLTDYDVCIGCRYCEVACPYGVNYFQWGDPATYGGSFQGERRDARGIAVDGDPPRGVMGKCTFCPLRQDDPERRGGTACSEACPMNAIHVGDMNDPDSAPNRYLAQRRADSSGRLPTFRLLEDLGTEPNVVYIGAPPSSRAALVEGPVSYESWGLVEDRRGLLKGPQPWFQRIGGGA; this is translated from the coding sequence ATGGCCGAGCGGTCCGACACCGTCGACTCCCAGTCGTTGTGGGAGGCTCGGGCGCGCGCCGTCCTGGAGGAGTCGGGATACGACGTCGAGCTGGGCACCCAGGTCGCCCGCGACGCCCAGCGGGTCATCGCCGACCAGCTGTCCGCCGAGGAGTTCGGGCGCCGCTACCACGACGCCTACGTCGAGCAGTTCGGCCGGGACGACCGCCCCGACTCGCCCGATGCAGACGATCAAGCCGAAGAGGACGGTCGACCGCCCGAGGAGCCGCGCATCGTCTCACGCCGCGAGTTCCTCGGTGCCTTCGGAGGCGCCGCCGCCGGCGTGCTTTTCTTGGGCGCGCTCTACCGCCGTGGCGCTTTGGCGAACTCCGCATTCAAGCCACCGGGGTCGGCGACCGGCGCCGGCGCGGCGGGCGCGGCGGGTGGCGCGACCACGCCGGTCCAATACGGCATGGTGATCGACCTGGAGCGCTGCGACGGCTGCCTCTACTGCGTCGATGCATGCCGGGAGGAGAACGGGCTCGCCGACGGCGTGCTGTGGCCCTACGTGTTCTCCTACCAGGAGCCGGACAGCGATCGGACGGAGTTCCTCGTCCGGGTGTGCCAGCAGTGCACGCAGGCGCCGTGCATCAAGGTGTGCCCCACGGCGGCGCGCCACCGGCGACCGTCGGACGGTCTCGTGTTGACCGACTACGACGTGTGCATCGGCTGTCGCTACTGCGAGGTCGCCTGCCCCTACGGGGTCAACTACTTCCAGTGGGGCGACCCGGCGACGTACGGCGGCAGCTTCCAGGGTGAGCGCCGGGATGCCAGGGGCATCGCCGTGGACGGCGACCCCCCGCGGGGGGTGATGGGCAAGTGCACGTTCTGCCCGCTGCGCCAGGACGACCCGGAGCGCCGCGGCGGGACCGCGTGCTCCGAGGCCTGCCCGATGAACGCGATTCACGTCGGGGACATGAACGATCCCGACAGCGCACCGAACCGGTACCTCGCGCAGCGCCGTGCCGACAGCAGCGGGAGACTGCCGACCTTCAGGCTGCTCGAGGATCTCGGCACCGAGCCCAACGTCGTCTACATCGGCGCGCCGCCGTCGTCCCGAGCGGCGCTCGTGGAGGGACCGGTGTCCTACGAATCCTGGGGGCTCGTCGAGGACCGCCGTGGGCTGCTCAAAGGTCCGCAGCCGTGGTTCCAGCGGATCGGAGGCGGGGCATGA
- a CDS encoding ATP-grasp domain-containing protein encodes MWRFPPIAAIIKVTMPLVTLVLPRTSYKGADFVAAADELGVDLVVATDGAPGIVSGRLRRVVPIDCADPAGAAEAIVADARRAPVDAVVGVDDSGAVIAAMAAERLGLPHNAPESVTAATDKAIMRGRMAAAGVAQPAFRVVESAEDARRAAGEIGFPVVVKPVSLSASRGVIRADDGVALAAAFDRIAAILDEAGVGGPLLVEEYMDGDEVAVEALATSEGLEILAVFDKPDPLHGPYFEETIYVTPSRHPVEVLDGVERVVRDAVAALGLAHGPAHAEVRLTPEGPRLIEVAARSIGGLCGRSLRFGMLGQSLESLLLRAALGMPRRGMRRHTQSSGVMMLPITADGILRGVRRTEAVAEVEGITGLEITVPVGRRLRPLPEGDRYLGFLFAAAERPHEVESALREAHGLLEIVIEPSP; translated from the coding sequence ATGTGGAGGTTCCCGCCCATCGCTGCCATCATCAAGGTGACCATGCCTCTAGTCACCCTGGTCCTGCCGCGCACCTCGTACAAGGGTGCCGATTTCGTGGCCGCCGCCGACGAGCTGGGGGTGGATCTGGTCGTGGCCACCGACGGCGCCCCGGGCATCGTGTCCGGCCGGCTGCGCCGAGTGGTCCCGATCGACTGCGCCGATCCGGCCGGGGCGGCCGAGGCGATCGTCGCCGACGCGAGGCGCGCTCCGGTCGACGCCGTGGTCGGGGTCGACGACTCCGGGGCCGTGATCGCGGCGATGGCCGCCGAGCGCCTCGGGCTGCCGCACAACGCCCCCGAGTCGGTGACCGCCGCCACCGACAAGGCGATCATGCGGGGTCGGATGGCGGCGGCCGGAGTGGCGCAGCCCGCCTTCCGGGTCGTCGAGTCGGCGGAGGACGCCCGCCGCGCGGCAGGGGAGATCGGGTTCCCGGTGGTGGTCAAGCCGGTGTCGCTGTCGGCGAGCCGGGGCGTCATCCGGGCGGACGACGGGGTGGCGCTAGCCGCCGCCTTCGACCGCATCGCCGCCATCCTGGACGAGGCGGGCGTCGGCGGCCCGCTGCTGGTGGAGGAGTACATGGACGGGGACGAGGTGGCCGTGGAGGCGCTGGCCACGTCGGAGGGGCTGGAGATCCTGGCCGTCTTCGACAAGCCCGATCCCCTCCACGGTCCGTACTTCGAGGAGACCATCTACGTCACGCCTTCGCGCCACCCCGTCGAGGTGCTCGACGGGGTGGAGCGTGTCGTTCGCGACGCGGTCGCCGCTCTCGGCCTGGCCCACGGGCCGGCGCATGCCGAGGTGCGCCTCACCCCCGAGGGACCTCGGCTCATCGAGGTGGCGGCCCGCTCCATCGGAGGCCTGTGCGGACGCTCTCTCCGCTTCGGCATGCTCGGCCAGAGCCTGGAGAGCCTGTTGCTGCGGGCAGCCCTGGGGATGCCCCGGCGGGGGATGCGGCGCCACACCCAGTCCAGCGGGGTGATGATGCTCCCCATCACGGCGGACGGGATCCTGCGGGGCGTCCGTCGCACCGAGGCCGTCGCCGAAGTGGAGGGGATCACCGGCCTCGAGATCACCGTTCCTGTCGGCCGGAGGCTGCGGCCCCTGCCCGAGGGCGACCGCTACCTGGGCTTCCTGTTCGCCGCGGCGGAGAGGCCCCACGAGGTGGAGTCGGCCCTCCGCGAGGCACACGGCCTGCTGGAGATCGTGATCGAACCGTCGCCATAG
- a CDS encoding NifU family protein produces the protein MPLTDRTVLTVTTEAVEAILGIRADEPDADQLALTVGIIGVTGLEFTYELTFIPIEDATDDDVLQHFGELPVVVRANSADRLDGAVIGVKEGGLAIDNPNGPSPAIPKGDGELTGPLAERVQSVLDTNINPAIAAHGGFAELVAVENDTVYLRLGGGCQGCGLAQVTLGQGIEVAIKESVPEVMRVVDVTDHASGENPYYEAAKK, from the coding sequence ATGCCCTTGACCGACCGCACCGTCCTCACCGTCACCACCGAGGCGGTCGAGGCCATCCTCGGCATCCGCGCCGACGAGCCCGATGCCGACCAGCTTGCCCTCACTGTCGGCATCATCGGAGTCACCGGGCTCGAGTTCACCTACGAGCTGACCTTCATCCCGATCGAGGACGCCACCGACGACGATGTCCTCCAACACTTCGGCGAGCTGCCGGTGGTGGTGCGTGCCAACAGCGCCGACCGGCTCGACGGGGCGGTCATCGGGGTTAAGGAGGGCGGACTGGCCATCGACAATCCCAACGGCCCCAGCCCGGCCATCCCCAAGGGGGACGGCGAGCTGACCGGGCCGTTGGCGGAGCGGGTGCAGTCCGTCCTCGACACCAACATCAACCCGGCCATCGCCGCGCACGGCGGCTTCGCCGAGCTGGTCGCCGTCGAAAACGACACCGTGTACCTGCGTCTCGGCGGCGGATGCCAGGGATGCGGGCTCGCCCAGGTCACCCTGGGGCAGGGCATCGAGGTGGCCATCAAGGAGTCCGTACCCGAGGTGATGCGGGTCGTCGACGTCACCGACCACGCCTCGGGGGAGAACCCGTACTACGAGGCCGCCAAGAAGTAG
- a CDS encoding plastocyanin/azurin family copper-binding protein, which yields MTFTYRVTMYAVLVLVVAACGDDKPGEEASDGVRRIEISAAEFHFTPDLVTVSPGETVEFVVTNDGDIDHEFRVTDQAGIDAHIEGGHEEHGGGDMDDMSDDGDMGDMGEAGMDSGMLTLAPGSVMTLTVTFPDNPEELTRFVCLIPGHYEAGMVGDIRYSS from the coding sequence ATGACATTCACTTACCGCGTGACGATGTATGCCGTCCTTGTACTAGTCGTAGCCGCCTGCGGCGACGACAAGCCTGGGGAAGAGGCCTCGGATGGCGTGCGCCGCATCGAGATCAGCGCCGCTGAGTTCCATTTCACCCCGGACCTGGTCACGGTTTCGCCGGGCGAGACCGTGGAATTCGTCGTCACCAACGACGGCGATATCGACCATGAGTTCCGTGTCACCGACCAGGCCGGCATCGACGCCCACATCGAGGGCGGTCACGAGGAGCACGGAGGCGGCGACATGGACGACATGTCCGACGATGGCGACATGGGGGACATGGGCGAGGCTGGCATGGACTCGGGCATGCTCACTCTGGCCCCCGGTTCCGTGATGACCCTCACCGTCACCTTCCCCGACAACCCGGAGGAGCTGACCCGATTCGTGTGCCTTATCCCCGGTCACTACGAGGCCGGGATGGTGGGCGACATTCGCTACTCGTCGTGA
- a CDS encoding thioredoxin family protein, producing MAATSTMLPLGTTAPPFSLPDTVSGRTVSLDDYADNKALLVMFICNHCPYVKHVRDGLAALGRDYAGADIGIVAISPNDPTEHPDDSPEAMAAEAKDAGYVFPYLYDEPQEVAKAYTAICTPDFFLFGPDRTLVYRGRMDESRPNMPLPVTGEELRAAIDAVLADESVAEEQYPSMGCSIKWRPGNAPDYAA from the coding sequence ATGGCTGCCACCTCGACCATGCTGCCGTTGGGAACCACGGCACCGCCGTTCTCACTGCCCGACACGGTGAGCGGGCGAACCGTGTCGCTCGACGACTACGCCGACAACAAGGCGCTGCTCGTCATGTTCATCTGCAACCACTGCCCGTACGTCAAGCACGTCCGGGACGGTCTGGCTGCGCTCGGCAGGGACTACGCCGGTGCCGACATCGGCATCGTCGCCATCTCGCCGAACGACCCCACGGAGCATCCCGACGACAGCCCCGAGGCAATGGCCGCCGAAGCGAAGGATGCCGGGTATGTCTTCCCCTACCTCTACGACGAGCCTCAGGAGGTCGCCAAGGCGTACACCGCCATCTGCACGCCTGATTTCTTTCTCTTCGGGCCGGACCGGACGCTGGTCTACCGGGGTCGCATGGACGAGAGTCGACCCAACATGCCGCTGCCGGTGACCGGGGAAGAACTCCGCGCTGCGATCGACGCCGTGCTCGCCGATGAGTCCGTGGCCGAGGAGCAGTACCCGTCGATGGGGTGTTCGATCAAGTGGCGGCCCGGCAACGCTCCGGACTACGCCGCTTAG
- a CDS encoding YceI family protein, protein MTLTVTSVGSVSPTYPSPEDAKPTVLEASSALHLAAATLPGMTEPRRRLSRKWVVITVAVVVGAAAGAYGIYWFLSSDPPPPVDIGAIASTTTAVSDIGSDEVRSENEEPLGSPEGQWIVDTTVGEFSITEQTGATFVGFRVDEVLRSIGSTTAVGRTPGVTGALEIVGTTLVSVEVVGDLTLLVSDESRRDGAVQRSLETSTHPTAVFSLTVPIDFGDGATLGEAVRLAATGTLTLKGTTQPVEVGIEAQAVGDRILVVGSFEIQFEDYDVTPPSAISVLSVEDRGIIEFQVWFSRVGAYSRTR, encoded by the coding sequence GTGACCTTGACCGTCACGTCGGTGGGTTCCGTCTCCCCCACCTACCCGTCGCCAGAGGACGCGAAACCAACCGTGCTCGAGGCGTCGTCGGCATTGCACCTTGCTGCTGCGACACTCCCCGGGATGACCGAACCGCGCCGCCGCCTGTCACGCAAGTGGGTCGTGATCACCGTCGCCGTCGTGGTCGGCGCAGCCGCCGGGGCCTACGGCATCTACTGGTTCCTGAGCAGCGACCCTCCACCGCCGGTGGACATCGGAGCGATCGCCTCGACCACGACCGCGGTCTCCGATATCGGTTCCGACGAGGTCCGCTCCGAGAACGAAGAACCGCTCGGTTCGCCGGAAGGCCAGTGGATCGTCGACACCACGGTCGGGGAGTTCTCGATCACGGAGCAGACGGGGGCCACCTTTGTCGGGTTCCGGGTGGATGAGGTGCTCCGTTCGATCGGGTCGACCACCGCCGTCGGGCGCACGCCCGGCGTCACTGGGGCGCTCGAGATCGTGGGCACCACTCTCGTCTCAGTCGAGGTGGTCGGTGACCTGACCCTGCTGGTCAGTGACGAGTCGCGCCGGGACGGCGCGGTCCAGCGGTCCCTCGAGACGAGCACCCATCCGACCGCCGTGTTCAGCCTCACGGTTCCGATCGACTTCGGCGATGGGGCCACGCTCGGCGAGGCGGTCCGCCTCGCCGCCACGGGCACTTTGACCCTCAAGGGCACGACCCAACCGGTCGAGGTCGGCATCGAAGCGCAGGCCGTCGGGGATCGGATCCTCGTGGTCGGATCGTTCGAGATCCAATTCGAGGACTACGACGTCACGCCGCCGTCGGCGATCTCGGTGCTCTCCGTGGAGGACCGCGGGATCATCGAGTTCCAGGTGTGGTTCTCGAGGGTGGGTGCCTATTCGCGCACCCGCTAA